The Triticum aestivum cultivar Chinese Spring chromosome 3A, IWGSC CS RefSeq v2.1, whole genome shotgun sequence genome includes a region encoding these proteins:
- the LOC123063613 gene encoding uncharacterized protein — protein sequence MPPSSMRRRRHRRQQVWLGPRHGGPGLAAQHRGRARRRRSAVRVPRRCGGAAVALARASDEAVNWSRPDAPAVEEVVWPDGVDFVAGDGALAFGTGVRDMDIVGPFELVVSDGAGGGLAELQLPSVSCLRRS from the exons ATGCCACCTTCTTCGATGCGACGTCGTCGACACCGTCGCCAACAAGTATGGCTGGGACCCCGTCACGGAGGTCCGGGTCTGGCCGCTCAACACCGAGGGCGCGCTCGTCGGCGCCGTTCAGCGGTACGAGTTCCGCGCCGGTGCGGGGGCGCCGCGGTCGCGCTGGCACGGGCCTCTGACGAGGCCGTCAACTGGAGCCGCCCCGACGCCCCCGCGGTGGAGGAGGTGGTCTGGCCCGACGGGGTCGACTTCGTCGCCGGCGACGGCGCCCTGGCGTTCGGCACCGGCGTCAGGGACATGGACATAGTAGGCCCGTTCGAGCTGGTGGTCTCCGATGGCGCTGGCGGGGGCCTCGCAGAGCTCCAGCTGCCGTCG GTGTCCTGTCTCCGGCGTTCTTGA